GCTCAACATATCGGAAAAGGTCTTTAATGCCGGAAAGCGAAGCGGGAACTTGATGCCAAAAACGAATTGACGTATTTTGTCGGAGAAGGATTGCTGCATCTTGGTAGTTGTTGATTCAACCTAAAACTCCTTTAGATACCACCGCAATCTTTTTTTATTTACTTATTTTTATTTAATTTAGGCCATTCCCCAAAGCTGTAGGAAGAGTGCCCGACATCTCTAAAAAAGAAGAAAATGACAAAATTATTGCAGACAATCGTATTGGTGGCCTTTTCCATCAGCGGCTTGGCCCATGCGCAATCGGTAGCGGGCCTAAAAAACAAAATCAAACAAATTGTTACGGACAAGCAAGCCACCGTTGGGGTATCCATCATGGGGCATAATGGCAAGGATGTCGTTTATCTGAATCAAGATAAGCGTTTCCCTATGCAAAGTGTATTTAAATTTCATATTGCATTGGCTGTATTATCTCAGATAGATCAGGGGAAATTCACTTTAGACCAGAAAATTGAGATACAAAAAAAAGATTTATTACCTGATTTATGGAGTCCCTTGAGGGAAGAGAATCCTGAAGGAGGAAGTTTTCCCATCTCAACCTTAATTGAATATGCGGTTTCGGTAAGCGATAATGTTGCATGTGATGCCCTGTTAAGGCTTGTTGGTGGACCACGGTTTGTGGAGCATTTTTTTGAAAAAAACAACATTAAAAACGTATCTATTAAATTTAATGAAGAGGAGGCAAATGCAAATCCTGAATTGTCTTTCCAGAATTGGACTACCCCCCGAGCTGCGAATGAGACACTCGCCCGATTTTATTATAACAAGAAAAATTTACTCTCTAAAAAGAGTCATGAATTCATTTGGCAGACCATGAAAGCGACGGAGACCGGGCTTAACCGCCTGAGAGGCCAATTACCTAAGGATGCCATTATAGCGCATAAGACAGGCTCCTCAGGGACCAATAAACAAGGCATTACCAGTGCAGTTAATGATATTGGGATTATATTCTTACCCAATGGGAAGTATTTCTTTATAAGTGTTTTTGTGACGAATTCAAAAGAAAATGCTGCGACAAATGAAAAGATAATTGCGGATATAGCAAAGGTAGCTTGGGATTATTTTATGGCGAAGACTAAGTAAAATACATACGTCTTCTATCTTTAAACAATCTCTTTCTCCTGTATATTTTATATGAGGTAGCAAATATGGACCTTAATAGTGAACGTTCTATTTGCATTGGGTATGTCAATCGCTGTAAAATATAATGCTTTATAACAAATTCTTTTCATACAGAATGTCTAAAAAACATCTTATAGGCCCCTTATTTCTTTTGTGCCTTCTTGCGTTCAAAAGTCGTACCATAGAGGCGGTCTCACTAAAAATAAACCTTTCGGAATATGGCTTTTTTGAAGGCCCAATAGCTGATTTAAAACCTGCTTCTCGAGTATTTCCTTATGAATTAAATGCGCCACTCTTTACGGATTATGCACATAAAAGCCGTTTCATCCGTTTGCCGGAAAATGCAACCATTGACTATCAGGAAAATGGGCCATTGGCTTTCCCTATTGGTACGGTGCTGATCAAAAATTTTTATTATCCCGCTGATTTCCGCAAGCCTGCTGAAAAGCGCCGAATTTTAGAGACACGCCTGCTCGTTCACGAAGAAAATGGGTGGAAAGCCCTGCCATATATTTGGAATGAGGCGCAAACCGATGCCACGTTAGAGGTGGCGGGTGGGCGTATAGACATTTCTTGGATCCAACCAGATGGAGCCGCGCAAAACCTGAACTATGTAGTCCCAAACATGAATCAATGTAAGGGCTGCCATGTCTCGCAACAGCGCATTACCCCCCTAGGCCCTTCGGCAAAACAACTCAACCGCAACGGGCACGACGGACAAAACCAACTCGCTGGGTGGGTTGCTGCTGGTTGGCTTCGGGAACTGCCGGCATCCGTCGACCTCCCAAAAATTGCCGATTATCGCAAGGACAATTTACCCCTTGCAGACCGTGCCCGTGCGTATCTGGACGGGAATTGTGCGCACTGCCATAATGCAAAAGGCCCCGCAAGCACCTCTGGACTCTTTCTGGATGCCCATGAAGCCGATCCGGCCAAATTAGGGATCTTAAAAGCGCCTATTGCTGCTGGAAAAGGCGCCGGAAATCTCCAGTTTTCCATTCTGCCGGGTAAGCCAGAAGCCTCCATTCTGGTGTACCGGATGCAAAGCCTTGATCCTGGCGTGATGATGCCGGAATTGGGGCGGAAAATGGTGGATCAGGAAGGGGTAGCGTTGATTCGTACCTGGATTCGTGGCATGAAGGCGCCCGAATAAAGACGATGTTGGCGGTTATGTTTTTTAAGCGTGTTGCATGTTGAGCATTGAATGGCACCTTATCTATAGCCCATCATACTCCTTTTGGCATTTCATGAAAATGTGAAGTTTTTGTCTATTTGATTACTGCGTTAGGATAAGGCGTAAAACAATCTTATTTTTAACCATATAGTTAAATTATTTGGTTCATGGAAAAAGACTTGAGCACCGAAGACCGCATCTTGGCCGCCGCCAGAAGTATTTTTCAGCAGAAGGGGCTTGCGGGGGCACGAATGCAAGAAATTGCCAATGAAGCAGGTATTAACAAGGCATTGCTTCACTATTACTTCCGGTCCAAGGACAAGCTATTTGAGCGTATTTTGGAAGAAGCCATTGGTAAATTTCTACCCGAATTATTTGGTGTCTGGGAAGACGAGGGGAATATCCTCGAAAAAATTGAGCGCTTTGTACACCGATATATTTCGTTTGTTGCTGAAAATCCTTTCGTTCCAAGTCTTATTCTACAAGAACTTACGATCAATCCCGAAAAAGCAGGAATGATCCGAAAAATGGGATTTAAGCCCCCTAAAGATAAAATGATGATGGAGGTGATGATAGGGGTTCAGGCGGGCCTCATTCGGCCTGTGCATCCCATGGACTTAATTCTGAACATTATTTCAATGTGTGTCTTTCCTGTTTTGGCACGGAACATGATCCAAGGCATTATGCTGATAGATGACCTCACCTATCAGGAAATGATCGAGACCCGTAAAAAGTCGGTGGCAGATTTTGTGATACAGTCTTTACGGCCTTAATTTTTTTGATTTGTTTTTAACCAAAAGATTAAACTAAATAGTTGATATGAGTATTCGCCTTATCCTTGTGCTCGTAGTAGGTTTTATAACGTCACTATCCGTACAAGCGCAGTACGATTTGACTACGTTACGTACCAAGGCTCTTGCGTATTCGCCCTTCACGGCACAAAAAGACCTATTGACGCAAGCCGAGTCCTTTGCCTTGGCTGGAATCCATACGGGCCGCCTCCCCAAGATGCAGTTATCGGGACAAGCCAGTTACCAAAGCGATGTCACCAAAGTGAGCTTGAGCATTCCGGGCATCAGCATTCCAACACCGGATAAAGACCAATATCGTGCTGTGCTGGAGGTTTCACAGGTATTATACGACGGTGGCGTGGTGAAGCGGCAGTCCGACCTACAATCGGCGCAATTTCAAACACAACGTGCCCAATTGGGGGTAGAGCAAGACCGTGTGGTGGACCGTGTAAATCAGGTGTATTTCCAAATTTTGATGTTGGATGCACAAAACAACGTATTGGCACTGGCAAAAGAAGAATTGAACCGTAAAGTTTCGCAAATGGAAGGCATGCTCCGAAACGGGGTTGGGAATCCGGTATCTCTGGATTTATTGCGGACGGAAGATATTCGACTCAACCAGCGGATCATAGAATTGGCATGGCAGCGTAAAACGGCGGTCTCGGTGTTAGGAACCCTTGTGGGTGAATCCATCCCAGAGAATGCCCGCTTCGACTTGCCCATACCTCGAAAATTGGCGATCGGTCAGGTGAATAACCGCACAGAATACCGGGTTTTCTCTGCACAAGCAACGGCCTTGCAATTTCAGCAAGCGATGCTGTCCGTCAAGATGTTGCCAAAAATACAGGTTTATGCACAAGGTGGCTATGGCCAGCCAGGGCTGAACATGTTCAAGTCGGGGTTTCAACCCTTTGGTATAGTAGGCTTGCGGTTCAACTGGACCCTCTGGGACTTTAATACCACCCGCTACGAGCGAAAAGGGGTGGCAGTACAGGCTGAAATGGTGGAAAGAAACCGGGACTTATTCCGGCAAAACTGGACGATTCAGACGCAACAATTGCAAAACGAAATTGCGCGGTATGATGCACTTTTGGTGCAAGATGAAGCCCTGATTGGTTTAAGAACCAAAATCCGCCAGACCCTTTCCGTCCAACTGACCGAAGGGGTTGCCACCACAAATGAATACTTGACCGAATTGAACAATGAAACGCAGGCCAAAGAGAACAAAGCCCTACGAGAAATTCAGCGGTTACAAGCCCTTATTAATTATGAACATGCACTTGGTACATCGTACTAATAAGATCAAACAGACAGGATCATGAAAAAATACCTTTTCTTTTTCTTTGCCGCCCTTGCGGGGTGTGGCTCCAGCGAGGAAGTGCCGGATGCCTATGGCAATTTTGAAGCCCAAGAAACGCTTGTTTCTGCCGAAGCTACCGGAAAGTTGCTTGCCTTTGAGGTGGAAGAAGGGCAAGTATTGGCGGAGCAGCAAGTGGTCGGGAGTATAGACCCGACGAACCTCGAACTCCAAAAGTCACAGTTGGAAGCGAGTTTAGAGGCGCTCAACGAAAAACAGGGCGATCCCGAACCACAAGTAGCGGTTTTGGAGCAACAAATGGTGGCCGCCAAAAATCAGGCACTGGCTACGGAAGAACAATTGGGCGTGACCCGCCAACAAATCACGAACTTGGAACGGGAGAAAAACCGCGTACAAAATCTGATTCGGGAAAATGCGGCGACCCAAAAGCAATTGGACGATATTACCGGACAAATTGCCGTGCTCCAGCGCCAAGTGGAGGTACAAAAACAACAAGTGACCACGCAAAACCAGCAAGTGGCGGTACTAAGCCGCCAAGTAGAGGCCACCCGTGCGAACATCGGAATCCAGAACCGGGGCATTCTATCCGAAGCAGCCCCTTTGGGTCGCCGCATCGCTCAATTGGATGACCAAATCACCCGTACCACCATCCAAAATCCAGTACAAGGCACCATTCTCAGTAAATATGCCGCTAAGGGCGAGATCGTGAATTTTGGCAAACCCTTGTATAAGATTGCAGACCTCTCTACACTCACGTTGCGGGCCTACATTACAGGCCGCCAACTCCCGACCATTAAACTTGGGCAACGGGTTAAGGTAATGACCGATGGCCCAGATGGAAAACTCCGGTCGCACAACGGATCGGTTTCGTGGATTTCGGGAAAGGCCGAGTTTACGCCCAAAACCGTTCAAACGCGGGAAGAACGGGCCACACTGGTCTATGCCATCAAGGTGCGCGTTCCGAATGAAAAAGGCGAACTAAAGATTGGTATGCCCGGTGAAGTAAAATTCTGAACTTAAACCGGATTCCGTCCATGATTCGTGTAAACCAAGTTTCCAAGCGATACGGAGCCGTTGAAGCCCTCCGACAAGTGACCTTCGAGGTTAAACCGGGCGAGATTTTTGGCCTGATTGGGCCGGATGGTGCGGGCAAAACCACGCTTTTTCGGATCCTCACCACCTTGTTGCTGCCAGACGAAGGCACTGCGCGGGTAAATGGACGCGATGTGGTGGCGAATTACAAAGCCCTGCGTGCCGAAATCGGGTATATGCCGGGACGTTTTTCGCTCTATCAAGACCTAACCATTGCAGAAAACCTCGATTTTTTCGCTACCATTTTTGGTACCACCATCGAAGCGAATTACGAAAATATCCGACCGATTTACGAACAATTGGCTCCGTTCAAAGACCGTCGTGCAGGAAAACTATCTGGTGGGATGAAACAAAAATTGGCCTTGTGTTGCGCCCTCATTCACAGCCCGGACGTCCTCTTTTTGGATGAACCTACCACTGGCGTGGATCCCGTCTCGCGAAAAGAATTTTGGGACATTTTGGCCATGCTCAAACAAA
This genomic window from Bacteroidetes Order II. bacterium contains:
- the bla gene encoding class A beta-lactamase, subclass A2 is translated as MTKLLQTIVLVAFSISGLAHAQSVAGLKNKIKQIVTDKQATVGVSIMGHNGKDVVYLNQDKRFPMQSVFKFHIALAVLSQIDQGKFTLDQKIEIQKKDLLPDLWSPLREENPEGGSFPISTLIEYAVSVSDNVACDALLRLVGGPRFVEHFFEKNNIKNVSIKFNEEEANANPELSFQNWTTPRAANETLARFYYNKKNLLSKKSHEFIWQTMKATETGLNRLRGQLPKDAIIAHKTGSSGTNKQGITSAVNDIGIIFLPNGKYFFISVFVTNSKENAATNEKIIADIAKVAWDYFMAKTK
- a CDS encoding TetR/AcrR family transcriptional regulator, whose amino-acid sequence is MEKDLSTEDRILAAARSIFQQKGLAGARMQEIANEAGINKALLHYYFRSKDKLFERILEEAIGKFLPELFGVWEDEGNILEKIERFVHRYISFVAENPFVPSLILQELTINPEKAGMIRKMGFKPPKDKMMMEVMIGVQAGLIRPVHPMDLILNIISMCVFPVLARNMIQGIMLIDDLTYQEMIETRKKSVADFVIQSLRP
- a CDS encoding TolC family protein; this encodes MSIRLILVLVVGFITSLSVQAQYDLTTLRTKALAYSPFTAQKDLLTQAESFALAGIHTGRLPKMQLSGQASYQSDVTKVSLSIPGISIPTPDKDQYRAVLEVSQVLYDGGVVKRQSDLQSAQFQTQRAQLGVEQDRVVDRVNQVYFQILMLDAQNNVLALAKEELNRKVSQMEGMLRNGVGNPVSLDLLRTEDIRLNQRIIELAWQRKTAVSVLGTLVGESIPENARFDLPIPRKLAIGQVNNRTEYRVFSAQATALQFQQAMLSVKMLPKIQVYAQGGYGQPGLNMFKSGFQPFGIVGLRFNWTLWDFNTTRYERKGVAVQAEMVERNRDLFRQNWTIQTQQLQNEIARYDALLVQDEALIGLRTKIRQTLSVQLTEGVATTNEYLTELNNETQAKENKALREIQRLQALINYEHALGTSY
- a CDS encoding HlyD family efflux transporter periplasmic adaptor subunit; translation: MKKYLFFFFAALAGCGSSEEVPDAYGNFEAQETLVSAEATGKLLAFEVEEGQVLAEQQVVGSIDPTNLELQKSQLEASLEALNEKQGDPEPQVAVLEQQMVAAKNQALATEEQLGVTRQQITNLEREKNRVQNLIRENAATQKQLDDITGQIAVLQRQVEVQKQQVTTQNQQVAVLSRQVEATRANIGIQNRGILSEAAPLGRRIAQLDDQITRTTIQNPVQGTILSKYAAKGEIVNFGKPLYKIADLSTLTLRAYITGRQLPTIKLGQRVKVMTDGPDGKLRSHNGSVSWISGKAEFTPKTVQTREERATLVYAIKVRVPNEKGELKIGMPGEVKF
- a CDS encoding ABC transporter ATP-binding protein, which produces MIRVNQVSKRYGAVEALRQVTFEVKPGEIFGLIGPDGAGKTTLFRILTTLLLPDEGTARVNGRDVVANYKALRAEIGYMPGRFSLYQDLTIAENLDFFATIFGTTIEANYENIRPIYEQLAPFKDRRAGKLSGGMKQKLALCCALIHSPDVLFLDEPTTGVDPVSRKEFWDILAMLKQKGMTILVSTPYMDEATRCDRVGLIQDGELLQIDTPTGIVSRFDQPLWAVTSDEMYRLMQNLREHPAIKTAYAFGDTVHLTVQSGFSPEGLFADLSVENHQNIEIFPITPTIEDCFIGLMETQKTP